AATCTTTAATTGCTAAACAAATCAAGATTGATATTTTAGTGTCTAAAGATTAACTTTTTTGTGGGATCGACATTCAGACTttgcaatttatattacaaatTGACATCCGTATACTTGCGGATTCTCGCCAACTAACTACAAAAATCCTTTAGAAAAATAAGCGTCCTCACATTATATGCACCCCGAAACATTATTTCTAGGAGTAAAATAAAAGAACAGATCAACACCAACAtatgaattgataaagaagaATTCTACTTTTCATGAcctcatatattatttaattttaaaaaattcaagatTAAAAAATGGACTATTTCTTTACAAAACTGTGCTCAATTTCATATGCAGTAGTAGTATTTCAAACATAACGTGAggaaatatttaataattaacccTAGATAAGTTGTAGCCGCAAAGTTGTCCTTTCTATTAAAAGTAGATATGTTTTATGTTAATTATTAGCGGGGTTTGTgagaattaatttatattattaactaatttttaaacatataaaccATGGCCCAAAAGAACCGGAGGTTGAACTCTCGACCACATACAACAAGCAAGGCCTTAGACAATAGGCCAAGCCTTCCGAAGcgctataaaattattatatatatatatatatatatcatatctAGACAGAGTTTAGGATATAGGGTTTAAATTAATGACGCTGCTTTAAAGTTTGGTttcttaattgttttaattagttACTCAAtagtaaaaacaaaaaagaaaacaaaaattacacCTTTTACTTGGATATAAGATTTTGGGAATCATCCAACTTTATTCTAATTGTAAAATGATCAcccaattttaaaaagttataaaataattaccaTAAAAATGAACTTTTTGTGGTTTTTTAGTGATTTCCGACCATTATTTTCTTACGTGGCTATCGGAGGTTGAGTTATTCCTCCCCTTTCGCCAGGGTCATACTACAATGCATGACGTCATCGTTCACgtcatcattttttttcttaatatttttcaacataaccaataataaaaaaaattcataaaaatttccACCAAACAGCAAAATTTGTCTGGGTATAAACCCAAACGATAGAACACATCTGGGTATGAACCCAGACAAAGTTGTTAGTCTGGGTTCATACCCAGACGAAGAATCTCGTCTGGGTATGAACTGAGACGATGATCTCTTCGTCTGGGTTCATATCCAAACAAAAAGAGGTTCATACCCATACACCAAAAACGATgattaactgattttttttaaattgagttttaatggatttttttaaaaaattgatattttatgataaaggttaaaaaaattagagaagaaGACAATGGTGTGGAATTTGAAGAGTTTTGTAGGATGACATGGTGAATAAGGGAATGCGTGACTCAGCATCCGATAGTCAGGTAGGAACATTGTCGCTTGAATTCATTAAAAAACCACCGGAAGCTCACTTTTGTGTAGTAGAGTAaccattttataatattttgaatttggatgaCCATTTTGCAATTTGGACAAAGTTGGGTGACCCCAAATACTATTACCCCTTTTACTTATTcaaatccaaataaaaaaaaattaatcattttaataaaattagaataaattttgatttgatcGTATCTGAATTAACAATTGAGTTCAGTTTTTTCTTAGTCCTAGATTCCCTAATTACTCATAAATACAAATGCTTTATCCgcaacataaaatttaataaatctatataaattcatttcataatttaaatgtatataaaaatcgcataatgatgaaaaaaagttaaaccTTTAGGACTTGTtgtaatttaaatcaaatcttttaatttttataataatagttaaattgtatttttttttttgcaataattGTTAAATTGGTGGCCAAACttacaacaaaaaatcaaagtttagctattattgcaaataaaaaaacaatttgactattattataaaaattaaaaagtttcatttaaattgcaataaatcataaaggtttgacttttttCGCCATTAAAcctataaaaatccaatttaGACAAGAACCTTTGAAATAATTCTTGTGTACAAGGCAAATACAACACAAGCAATAAATGGCCCGACCCAAAACACCCAATGCCCATCCCAAAGCTCACCACCTCGAACAACTGCTGACCCAAAACACTTCGCCGGATTCAACCCAGCTCCACCGTAGCCTTTAGCATCAGTAACCAACGCCGAGACATACCCAAGAAGCCCTAAAACTGCTCCGATGGTCACAACTACAGTGACTCTACCAAAAGCCTTGGCTTGACGATCATCAAACGCTGATCTTATAGcagcaaaaagaaaaataaacccaCAAATTGTCTCCATCCAAAGGGCTCGGCCGGTGGCTATACCCATAGTCGCCGCCGGTCCTTCTGGTCTGGATGCGTAGACGCGAATGGTGCAGCCACCGAGTGCATAAGTTCTCGCAGTGTCGGTGTTGATTACAGCCTTAAGTGCTAGGGCACCAATAATGCCACCAATGCATTGAGCTGAAATGTAAATGAAGGCTTTGGATAGGGAAATTAGGCCGGTGAGTGCGGCGGC
This window of the Mercurialis annua linkage group LG5, ddMerAnnu1.2, whole genome shotgun sequence genome carries:
- the LOC126682461 gene encoding uncharacterized protein LOC126682461, which codes for MESITKRMAAYEGVVPDEENIYLSNPHQPEASATMQNGRLQTQEKKQSSIRKILGFEELISLKIWRASLAELMGTAILAFALDTIAISTSQTQTTIPLLIISILTAFIISTLVIATFPISGGFINPTVTFAAALTGLISLSKAFIYISAQCIGGIIGALALKAVINTDTARTYALGGCTIRVYASRPEGPAATMGIATGRALWMETICGFIFLFAAIRSAFDDRQAKAFGRVTVVVTIGAVLGLLGYVSALVTDAKGYGGAGLNPAKCFGSAVVRGGELWDGHWVFWVGPFIACVVFALYTRIISKVLV